A single genomic interval of Xyrauchen texanus isolate HMW12.3.18 chromosome 8, RBS_HiC_50CHRs, whole genome shotgun sequence harbors:
- the LOC127647799 gene encoding inward rectifier potassium channel 2-like, whose translation MGSVRAHRYSIVSSEEGGMKLSSIDMQNGYGNGKVASKVHKPHQTQSRFVNKDGHCNVQFINMSEKGQRYLADIFTTCVDIRWRWMVIIFCLSFLLSWLLFGFIFWLVALYSGDLENQEQICISNVDSFTAAFLFSVETQTTIGYGYRYVTEDCPIAVFMVVFQSIVGCIIDAFIIGAVMAKMAKPKKRNETLVFSHYATIAMRDGKMSLMWRIGNLRKSHLVEAHVRAHLLKSRTTAEGEFIPLDQIDIDVGFDTGIDRIFLVSPITIVHEIDEDSPFYDMSKQELETSELEIVVILEGMVEATAMTTQCRSSYVTSEILWGHRFEPVLFEEKNHYKVDYSQFEITYEVPSTPQCSARDLAEKKYNMSTSNSFCYENEVAFMDKEETEDDDDEEEHMNSRREHVALEVFDADVVTNTVSSQDTLPLRTKTATRTTT comes from the coding sequence ATGGGAAGCGTGAGAGCCCACCGCTACAGCATAGTTTCCTCCGAAGAAGGCGGTATGAAGCTATCCTCCATCGACATGCAAAATGGCTACGGCAATGGAAAAGTGGCCAGCAAAGTGCACAAGCCACATCAAACACAAAGCCGCTTCGTCAACAAGGATGGCCACTGCAATGTGCAGTTCATCAACATGAGCGAGAAAGGTCAGCGCTACCTGGCTGACATCTTCACAACATGTGTTGACATTCGCTGGCGTTGGATGGTCATCATCTTCTGCCTCTCTTTCCTGTTGTCCTGGCTTCTTTTCGGATTTATTTTCTGGCTTGTTGCACTTTATTCTGGGGACTTGGAGAATCAGGAACAGATATGTATTTCGAATGTCGATAGCTTCACGGCAGCCTTCCTGTTTTCTGTTGAAACGCAAACGACTATTGGCTACGGTTACCGTTATGTGACGGAGGATTGCCCCATTGCTGTCTTCATGGTGGTCTTCCAAAGCATTGTAGGATGCATAATTGATGCCTTCATTATTGGTGCAGTCATGGCTAAGATGGCCAAGCCCAAGAAACGAAACGAAACCCTTGTCTTCAGTCACTATGCCACAATTGCAATGAGGGACGGTAAAATGAGTTTGATGTGGAGAATCGGGAACCTACGGAAGAGCCACTTGGTGGAAGCTCACGTTCGAGCCCACCTTCTCAAATCTCGCACCACAGCTGAAGGTGAATTCATTCCGCTGGATCAAATAGACATTGATGTTGGGTTTGACACGGGTATTGACCGTATATTTTTAGTGTCCCCCATTACCATTGTCCACGAGATTGATGAGGATAGTCCATTCTATGACATGAGCAAACAGGAATTGGAAACTTCAGAGTTGGAAATAGTTGTCATTTTAGAGGGCATGGTGGAAGCTACAGCCATGACCACTCAGTGCCGCAGCTCTTACGTGACGAGTGAAATCCTGTGGGGCCATCGGTTTGAGCCTGTTCTTTTTGAGGAGAAAAATCACTACAAAGTGGACTACTCGCAGTTTGAGATCACATATGAAGTTCCTAGCACTCCTCAATGTAGTGCAAGGGATTTGGCCGAAAAGAAGTACAACATGTCTACTTCAAACTCTTTTTGCTATGAGAATGAAGTAGCCTTCATGGATAAAGAGGAaacagaagatgatgatgatgaagaggaaCATATGAACAGTAGAAGAGAGCATGTGGCCTTGGAGGTATTCGATGCTGATGTGGTCACAAACACGGTTTCCAGTCAGGATACTTTACCTCTACGAACTAAGACAGCAACTCGGACAACAACCTGA